From Strix uralensis isolate ZFMK-TIS-50842 chromosome 1, bStrUra1, whole genome shotgun sequence, a single genomic window includes:
- the EOMES gene encoding eomesodermin homolog produces MQLGEPLLAAAAAGGALPGAPFYPLEGGGRGGGAGAGAGGGSRGPPRPGSPPRIDLDKTPKKFGAAPAMLGEAEAGEPPFAAPKPDGRKATPCGEEELPPAAAAARYSMDGLSPERYYLQSPGPPGAELGGPCALFPYPPAAQHGPVYPPPGGPRYPYGSVLSPGGFAGTVCSPGGRAQFGGGGGGYQYGQAAAGGPLYGPYPAAAAGSCGGLGALGVPAAGPGLRAQVFLCNRPLWLKFHRHQTEMIITKQGRRMFPFLSFNITGLNPTAHYNVFVEVVLADPNHWRFQGGKWVTCGKADNNMQGNKVYVHPESPNTGAHWMRQEISFGKLKLTNNKGANNNNAQMIVLQSLHKYQPRLHIVEVTEDGVEDLNDSSKTQTFIFPETQFIAVTAYQNTDITQLKIDHNPFAKGFRDNYDSMYTASENDRLTPSPTDSPRSHQIVPGARYSVQPFFQEQFVNNLPPARFYNGERTVPQTNGLLSPQQSEEVASPPQRWFVTPVQQPSANKLDMNSYETEYSPSTLLPYGIKSLPLQTSHALGYYPDPTFPSMAGWGSRGSYQRKMTTGLPWASRTSPPGFSEDQLSKEKVKEEIGSSWIETPPSIKSLDSNDSGVYTGACKRRRLSPSTSSNENSPTMKCEDINAEDYSKDTSKGMGYYAFYTSS; encoded by the exons ATGCAGCTGGGCGAGCCGCTGctggcggcggctgcggcggggggggccctgccggGCGCCCCCTTCTACCCGCTGGaaggcggcgggcgcggcggcggggccggggcgggcgctgGCGGCGGGTCCCGAGGGCCGCCCCGGCCGGGCTCGCCGCCGCGCATCGACCTCGACAAGACGCCCAAGAAGTTCGGGGCGGCCCCCGCCATGCTGGGCGAGGCGGAGGCGGGCGAGCCGCCCTTCGCCGCCCCCAAGCCGGATGGCCGCAAGGCCACCCCCTGCGGGGAGGAGGAGctgcccccggccgccgccgccgcccgctaCTCCATGGACGGCCTCAGCCCCGAGCGCTACTACCTGCAGTCTCCCGGGCCGCCGGGCGCCGAGCTGGGGGGGCCCTGCGCCCTCTTCCCCTACCCGCCGGCGGCGCAGCACGGCCCCGTCTACCCGCCGCCCGGCGGCCCGCGCTACCCCTACGGCTCGGTGCTGTCGCCGGGCGGCTTCGCGGGCACCGTCTGCTCCCCCGGCGGCCGGGCGCAgttcggcggcggcggcggcgggtacCAGTACGGGCaggcggcggccggcgggcccCTCTACGGCCCCtacccggcggcggcggcggggtcctGCGGCGGGCTGGGGGCGCTGGGGGTGCCGGCCGCCggcccggggctgcgggcgcAGGTCTTCCTCTGCAACCGGCCCCTCTGGCTCAAGTTCCACCGGCACCAGACGGAGATGATCATCACCAAGCAGGGCCG GAGGATGTTTCCTTTTCTGAGCTTTAACATCACCGGCCTCAACCCTACGGCCCACTACAACGTCTTCGTGGAGGTGGTGCTGGCGGACCCCAACCACTGGCGTTTCCAGGGGGGCAAGTGGGTGACCTGCGGCAAAGCCGACAACAACATGCAAG GTAACAAGGTGTACGTTCACCCCGAGTCGCCCAACACCGGGGCTCACTGGATGAGGCAGGAGATTTCTTTCGGGAAGCTGAAGCTAACGAATAATAAAGGTGCTAACAACAACAACGCACAG ATGATAGTACTGCAATCTCTACACAAGTACCAGCCTCGGCTTCACATTGTGGAAGTGACCGAAGATGGTGTTGAAGATCTGAATGATTCCTCAAAGactcaaacatttattttccctgAAACGCAGTTCATAGCAGTTACAGCATATCAGAACACTGAT ATTACACAGCTCAAAATTGACCATAATCCTTTTGCGAAAGGCTTCAGAGACAACTATGACTC CATGTACACAGCTTCAGAAAATGACAGATTAACTCCATCTCCCACGGATTCTCCTAGATCCCACCAGATCGTCCCTGGTGCCCGATACAGCGTGCAGCCATTCTTCCAAGAACAGTTTGTCAACAACCTGCCCCCAGCCAGGTTTTACAATGGTGAGAGAACCGTCCCTCAGACAAATGGCTTGCTCTCCCCGCAGCAGAGCGAAGAGGTGGCCAGCCCTCCACAGCGGTGGTTTGTTACGCCTGTACAGCAGCCCAGTGCCAACAAACTGGACATGAACTCATATGAGACGGAGTACTCTCCTAGCACCTTGCTCCCTTATGGCATTAAATCCCTCCCCCTTCAGACATCCCATGCTCTGGGGTACTACCCTGACCCGACATTTCCATCCATggcaggctgggggagcaggggctCTTACcagagaaaaatgacaacagGATTACCTTGGGCCTCCAGAACAAGTCCTCCAGGCTTCTCTGAAGACCAGCTTTCCAAGGAGAAGGTGAAAGAAGAAATCGGCTCATCCTGGATAGAGACTCCACCCTCCATAAAGTCTCTAGATTCAAATGATTCTGGGGTCTACACGGGTGCTTGTAAGAGAAGACGGCTCTCCCCTAGCACTTCCAGCAATGAAAATTCCCCGACTATGAAATGCGAGGACATTAATGCCGAGGACTATAGCAAAGACACTTCGAAAGGCATGGGCTACTATGCGTTCTATACTAGTTCTTAA